From the Deinococcus sonorensis KR-87 genome, the window CTGGCGTCCAGCGTCTTGGGGTCGCCGGTCTGGGCCATGAAGCCCTCGATGACCCGGTGGAACAGGATGCCGTCGAAGTAGTGGTTGCGCGCCAGCGTCACGAAGTTGTTGACCGTGACGGGCGTCTGGTCCTCGTACAGGTCGGCCAGGATCTGGCCCCGGTTGGTGTCGATCAGCGCGTAGTAGTCGGTGCCGTCCTTGAGGGTGTTGGCCGGCTCGCTCTTGAAGGTGTGGACCGGCGTGCTGCTCAGGAACGGCACCAGCGTGTAGCCGCTGGGAATGGCCCCGGCGGTGGTCACGGCGGGCGTGCTGGCGGTGGCGGCCGGGGTGCTCGCCGCTGCGGGCGTGCTGGCGGCCGCCTCGGTGGTGTCGGTGGTGGTCGCGGCCGTGTCCTTCTTGCAGGCGGCCAGCGAGAGGGTCAGCAGGAGCAACAGGGCAGGTCGTTTCACCCGGCCAGTCTAGCGAGTGCAGATGAACCCGAAGAGAGACGGAGGGGCCCTACGGCCGCCCGATCAGCTGTTCCACCTCGGCGGCGCGGGCCAGCACTTCCTCCCGGCTGTGGCCCACCACGTTCACGTGGCCGAGCTTGCGGCCCACCCGGTTCTGCTTGTGGTACAGGTGCAGATGCACGCCCGGCAGGTGCAGCAGCGCTTCCAGGTCCGGTTCCTCGCCGTCCGGCCAGCCGAGCAGGTTCACCATGGCGCAGGGCAGCAGCGGCTCAAAGTCGCGCAGCGGCAGGCCCAGCGCGGCGCGGGCGGCCACCTCGAACTGGGTCAGGCCGCCGCCGTCCTGGGTCAGGTGGCCGCTGTTGTGGACGCGCGGCGCCACCTCGTTGACCAGCAGTTCACCACTTTCCAGCTCAAAGAACTCCAGCGTGATCAGGCCCGTCACGTCCCAGCCCTCCACCACCTGCCGGGCGATGCGGCGGGCCGCCTGGGCGGTGGCGTCCGGGCTGGCCGCCGGATACACGCTGCGGCGCAGGATGCCGCCCCGGTGCAGGTTCTCGACCAGCGGCCCGTACGCCAGTTCACCGCCCGGTCCGCGCGCCACCCCCAGGCTGACCTCGCGCACGAACGGCACCAGGCCCTCCAGCACGCACGGGACCCGCTCCAGCCGCTCCCACGCGGCCCGCAGGCCCGCCTCGTCCGTGACGGTCTGCTGGCCCTTGCCGTCGTACCCGAGTTCCGAGGTCTTGAGGAGGCCCTGCCCGCCCACCGCCGAGAGCGCGCCGGGCAGGTCCTCGGCCTGCTCAATCACCCGGTAGGGCGCCACCGAGGCGCCGGCCTGCACCAGCGCCGCCTTCTCACGGGCGCGGTGCTTGCTGCGGTGCAGCACCGCCGGTGAGGGGCGCAGCGGCACGCGGCCCTCCAGCGCTTCGGTGGCCTCGGTCGGCACGTTCTCGAACTCCAGCGTGACCGCGTCGCAGGCGGCCAGACGCTCCAGGCCGGCAGGGTCGGTGTAGGGGAGGGGCAGCTGTTCGGCGTTCCAGCGGGCGGGCGCCTGCGGGTCCGGTTCCAGCACCACCGTGCGGATGCCCAGCGGCAGCGCCGCCGCCGCGATCATCTGCGCCAGCTGCCCGCCGCCCAGGATGCCCAGCGTCCGGGCCTTCATTCGGTCCCCGCCGCCGGATGCCCCTCGAAGTGCGGGTCGTCCAGCACCGCCTGGGTCTGGCGGGCCCGGAAGCGCTCGTACCGCTCACGGGCCGCCGCGTCGGTGGTGGCCAGCAGCGAGGCGGCGAACAGTGCCGCGTTCTTCGCGCCGGCCACCCCGATGGCAAAGGTGGCCACCGGCACCCCGGCCGGCATCTGCACCATGCTCAGCAGGCTGTCCTGGCCGCTCAGCGCGCGGCTCTGCACCGGCACGCCCAGCACCGGCACCCGCGTGAAGGCCGCCAGCATGCCCGGCAGGTGGGCGGCCCCGCCCGCCCCGGCAATGATGGCCCGCAGGCCCAGCCGCTCGGCCCGCGCCCCGTACTGGCTCAGCAGCTGCGGCGTGCGGTGCGCTGACAGCACCCGCACCTCGTAGGGCACCTCCAGTTCGGCCAGCAGGGTGAGTGCCCCCTGCATCGTCTCGAAATCGCTGCGGCTGCCCATCAGCACCCCGACCAGGGGCGGCGTCGTCTCAGTCATCACGGCTCAGCATAGTGGAGCGCCGGGCCGGCTCAGTCGTGGGCCGCCGCCTTCTGGCCCCGCTTGCCGCTGACCTCCTCGCGCACCTCCGCGATCAGGAAAGTGCAGGCCTCGGCGCACGGGATGGCGCCCGGCACGCCGTCCATGAAGGTCTGGTTCAGCCGGTGCCCGGCCCACACCCGGGTCTTGAGGCACGCGCCGCACACGTCCCTGGCCACCGTCTCCACCTGGGCCGGCGTGGCGCGCTGCACCTTCGCGTAGATGCCGGTCTGGCGACGGGCCGTGGTGGCCCAAGGGGTGGAACGCAGGGTGTGGCCGCTGCAGGCGTGGCTTTCCTCCACCACCGCCGGGTACAGGATGTGGACCGCGCGGATCAGGTCAGTGCGGTTCAGCACGGCCCGCCAGCCGCGCCGCAGGTTGCGCAGGGTATGGACCGGCCGGTGCTCCCCGGTTTCCGAGAGGCGGGTGTGTTCGCGCAGGCCTTCCGGCGTTACGAGCGTGGTGAGCGTCTCGCTGGCCCGGCCCTCGTCCAGGGCGTGCCTCACCTCAAAGAGGCTGCCGTGCGGCGCAATCAGGATCTCGCCCATCCGCAGCCCCAGGTCGGCGCGGCGCAGGAACGCCTCCCAGGCGGCGCGGTGTTCCGGGTCGCGGTCGCCGCCGCGCTCGCTGGCGCCCCGGGCCTCCTCGGCCAGCTGCACAATCACGTCGGCCACCGCCGGGTGGGTGCCGACCGGGCGGGCGTAGTAGACGGTCTGGGCAGGATCGCTGAAGTGTGTGACCTCGCCGCGCAGCTCCAGGTCCTCGGGGATGGTCTCCAGGGTGTGCCAGCCCTCCGAGGCGAAGAACGGCACCATCACCACCCGGCGCGCCTGCACCCGCTCGCGCCAGTCGGCCGCCTTCGGTTCCTCGTCCAGGAAGAGGGCATGCACCTCCGCAAACAGGCCCTGCTGCCGGATCAGCTCGGCGTTCTGGTACACCACCTTGTTGCTGTTCTCGTTGCGGGTGGTGCCGTGCCCGATCACCACCAGCGCGGTGTCCTCGCCGCTCGCGTCCGGCAGCACCTCGCGGGCGCGCTCCAGGATGACCTCGCTCATGCGCGGATGCACCCCGTACGGCAGCGTGTAGCGCAGGGTACGCCCGCCGATGGTGCGCGCCACGCCCTCGCGCGGCACCGGCCCCTGGTGGCCCAGGCCCAGCTCGCGCGGAATCACCGTTTCAGTGAAGTAGCCCTCCGAAATGAACATCGGAATCACCGTCACGTCGGTGTAGGCGCAGGTCCTCAGCACCTGACGCAGGCTGGGCTCCTCCTTCCAGTAGCCTTCCACCACCTCATCGAACAGGTGCCGGGAACGGAGGAGCTCGGCGTAGCGGTACACGGCCGCCGCCGACTCGGGATTGAGGTGGGACCCATGACCTATCAGCACCAGAGAACGCATCGTGCCTCCATCGTAGTCGCCTGAGGCCGGCCGCGCTGTAGGCAAATGGCCCATTGTGCAGCGCAGCGCACGGAGCTGAAGACCTTCAGGCCATGCCCTCATCAGGCTCTGAAGGCACCCCTGCCATGATGGACCCGTTCAACAAGTCCCAGTTCACTCCAGGAGGTTTGACATGTTTGGAAGCAACGATCTGCACCAGCGTATGGCCGATGCCCGCGATCTCGACGGCGACGGACAGGTCAGCCCGCAGGAGGCCGCCGCGTACGTGCAGCAGTACCTGCAGAACGCCTCGCCGCAGGAGCGCGAGCAGCTGATGCACGGCTACTTCTCGCAGATGAGCCCGGATCAGCGTGAGCAGGTGGGCAGCGCGATGGTCAACAGCCCCTACAGCCCGGTGAATCAGGTGAACCACAACGATCCGGCCTCGCTGGCCGACGCGTACACCCGCAGCGCCCAGGCGCCGGCCCAGGACGGCCGCAGCCCACTGGAAGCCGTGTTCTCGCAGGGCGGGGCGCTCAGCAGCCCGCTGGTGAAGGCTGGCCTGGTGGGCCTGGCTGGCATGATCGGCAGCCAGCTGCTGCGCCGCTGAGTTCGGCCATTCCTTCCGGAACGTTCGCCCCGGTGGCCCGGTCCGGCCACACTTCCGCTCCCGCGTCCGTGGACCCCTCGAGATTTCCGGCGCTAGACTGGCTCCCGTGCCGCTCGATTACCTGACCCGCATTGCCCAGACGCCCGCTCCCACCTTCCAGGAGGGGGAGCGGGCGCTGCTGGTCGCCGATCTGTGGCGCGGGTTCGGTCACCGAGTGGAGCTGGACGGAGCGGGCAACGTGCTGGCCCGGCTGGGGCCGACGCACGGCAAGGCCCTGCTGCTGGCAGCGCACCTGGACACCGTGTTCGCTACCGGCACCGACGTCAGCGTCCGCAGCGAGCGCGGCGGGCGGCTGGTGGGGCCGGGGGTGGGCGACAACAGCGCCAGCCTCGCCATCGTGACCGAGCTGCTGGCGGGACTCGACGTCAGCACGCTGCGCCGACCGCTGTGGGTGGCCGCCAACGTGGGTGAGGAGGGCTTGGGCGACCTGCGCGGGGCCAAGTACCTGCTCCAGCAGCATGCCCAGGATCTGGCCGCCTTCGTGGCGGTGGACGGCTACCTGGGGGTGGCCGTCACGCGCGCAGTCGGCGTGCGGCGCTACCGGGTCAGCTTCAATGGGCCGGGCGGTCACTCCTGGGGCGACCAGGGGCCGAGTGCCCTGCACGCGCTGGGCCTGGCCATCACGGCGCTCTACAGCCTGACGTTGCCGCACAGCCCGCGCACCACCCTGAACGTGGGGCTGGCGTCGGGCGGCACCAGTGTCAACAGCATCGCGTCGAGCGCCGAACTGCTGCTTGACCTGCGCTCGCTAGACGCCCAGCACCTGAGCACCCTGGACACCCGTGCCCGCCACGCCATCGAGGGCGCGGCGCGGCAGGCCGGCGTGATGGTGACGCTGATCCCGGTGGGCGACCGGCCTGGCGGCGACCTGAACTCCGGTCCGCTGCTGGCGCTGGCCCGGCAGGCAGCCCAGCCGTCCGGGGTGGAGCTGCGGACCGCCGCCAGCAGCACCGACGCCAACGCCGCCGTGCCACACGGGCTGCCGGCGCTGGCGTTGGGTGTGTACCGAGGTGGCAACGCCCACCGGGAGGACGAATGGGTGCAGGGGGATAGCCTGCAGGTGGGCCTGGGCGTGCTACGGCGCTTCGTGGAGGCGTACCAGCGGGAGCCGCTGGGCTGACGCAGGGCTGCCGGACCTGTTTGCGCCTGAACCGGCGGAGGTGTCTGGCGCTGGGTTCCTGTCCTCCACGGCACGCAGGTTGCAGCGGCAGTACGCACCTCCAGCCCTGCAATCTGTGTAGACCTTCAGACCCGTAAGGCCCGTGCTCCGCTGACGCTGCGGTTCAGCTTAACCGGGCTCCGGGATAATTTCCTGCCTGCTCTGACCGATCAACCAGGCCGTGGACTGTCCGGTACAGCTGCTGCGTCGCCGCTCCCGCTCCGGGTTCGGGTGGACCGACACGGCCAGCAGCTGCAGGATGGCCAGCTCTCCCACGTGCTTACGGCTGATCTGGGTGGCGGTTCATGTCCTTGTAGAGCAGGTACTTGCTCCAGGTGCGGCCCAGGGCGGCGTACCACTGCGGGCAGTGGGCGCCCATCCAGATCACGTCGCCGGCCGTGATCGGGTAGTAGCTCTCGTTCAGTTTGTAGAGCCCCTCGCCTTCCAGCAGCAGCAGGCCGTGTTCCATGTAATGAATCTCGGTGTAGGGCAGGCTGGCCCCTGGCGCGAAGCTCATGGTGGAGACCATGAAGTCGAAGCCCAGCTCGTCCGGCAGCAGCTTGCGCGCAATCAGGTGGTCGTCGCCCTCGAACGGCGTCCCCGGGGCCGTGCGCTCGTTGCCCCACACCACGGGCGGCGCGTCCTGGCCCGGCTGCGACTCGTAGCGCTTCTCAAAGACGCTGATCCGGACCGCCCCCTGCGCTATCAAGGTGTGCGCCTGGCCGGCCGGCAGGAACACGTAGTCGTACTCGCTCAGGGTGCGGCGCTCGTCGCCGGCCGCCACTTCCAGCTGACCCTCCAGCACGAACACGAAGCGCTGCAGGCCCGCGGGCGGTGGCTGCACGGCCGCGCCGGCCGGCAGTTCGGCCGAGAACTGAGTAAAGCGTGCCCCGTGCCCGATCACCGGCGAGATGTGCAGAATGATGGCCGCCTCGCCCCAGCCGGGCAGGCGCGTGCGGACGAAGGTGTCGGGGGTAAAGAGCGCGTGGTCCGGCTGATGCCGGCTGCGGGTGACGCCGAGGTGTTTCATGGGTGCTCCTGGGTGAGGGTATGAAGGGCGTGCCAGCCGAGCTGCAGGGCGGCCGTCACGTCGGCGGGCGCCACCGCCTCGGCCGGGTGATGGCTGACGCCGCCGGGCGTCCGCAGAAAGACCATGCTGCTGGGCATCCGGCGGCTCAGAATCATCGCGTCGTGGCCCGCGCCGCTGACCAGCTCCGGCGCGTCCAGGCCCAGCGTCCGGGCGGCCGCCTGGAGGGTGTGGCGCAGCCGCTCGTCCAGCGGAACCGCCTCAATCTCGGCCAGCACCTGCACCTGGGCCTGCACGCCGCGTCTCTGCGCGAGCTGCTGCAGCTGTTCCAGCAGGGACTCCAGGCGTTCGGCCCGCAGCCGGTCGTCGGCGTGGCGCAGGTCCAGGGTCAGCTCCACCTGCCCGGCGATCACGTTCACCGCGCCCGGCTGGGCAGTCAGGCGGCCGACCGTCGCCACCAGCCCGGGGGTGGCGAGCGCCAGCTGTTCGGCCGCCAGGATGAACTCGGCGGCGGCGCTCATCGCGTCATGGCGCAGGTGCATCGGGGTGGTGCCGGCGTGGTTGGCCCGCCCGGTCAGCGTGAGGCCCAGCCGATGCTGGCCCACCAGCGCGCTCACGATGCCGAGCGGCTGCCCGGCGGCCTCCAGCACCGGTCCCTGTTCGATGTGGAACTCCAGGTAGCCCAGGGCCGGGGTCTGTGGCGCGGCCTGCGCCAGCTGCTCGGGGTCCAGGCCGAAGTGCTGCATCGCTTCGCTCACCGTCACGCCCTGCGCGTCGGTGCGGGCGAGCAGCGGCTCCACCTCCCCGATGAAGCTCAGGCTGCCGATGAACGGCACCGCGAAGCGCACGCCCTCCTCCTCGCTGAAGCCCAGCACCTCCAGGTGATAGGGGAGCGCCTGACCCGACGCCCGCACTGCCCCGGCCAGCGCCAGCCCCAGCGCCACGCCCAGCAGACCGTCGTACTTTCCGCCGTCCGGAACGGTGTCCAGGTGTGAGCCGATGTAGAAGGTGGGGGCGTCCGGCCCGGCGGCCGGCAGCCGCGCGCGCCAGTTGCCGGCCTCGTCCACCTGAGCGCTCAGGCCCAGGTCGGCGGCCCAGCCGCTCAGGGCCGCGTGCATCTGGCGGGCGGTCTCGCTCAGAAAGGTGCGCGTGATGGTGCCGGGGACCTCGGTGAGCAGGCACAGCTCATCGATGCGGCGCAGCAGGTCCTGGGTGAGCCGGTCAAAGTCGGGTGGGGCCATGCCGGTCATCCTAGAGCGGCGAGGTCCCGTCCGGTGCCTCCGGAACCATCGCCTCGGCCACTTCCGGAAAGTAGGGGGCACACGCCTCGTTCAGCACCAGCCGGTCCAGCAGGCGGGCAGCCGGCATCTCGTCGTCGGCCTGGGTGCGGCGCAGCTGCAGGTAGCGTGCCTCCGTCAGCAGCCCGTGCCGCACCCAGTTCCACAGCAGGGCGCGGCTCAGCTCGGCGGTGGCGGTGTCCTCAATCCGGCCCAGCCGCGCCACGTACCCGCGCCCGTCCAGCCACGCCGCGAACACTGCCAGCGCCACGCCGATGGCGTCCTGGGCGGCCTCGTCAGGGAGGGAGGTGGCGGCGGGAATGTCCAGCAGTTCGTCCCGGGTGGGTGAGGACAGCTCCGGATGGACCTGGACCCCCTGAAAGCCGGCCTGCACGCTCCCCACCAGCTCCGGCAGACCCGCCCAGGCCGAGGTGTAGCCCTGACGCGCCTCGCGCTGCTTGTCGGCCAGCACGGCGGCCAGGGCCGGGCCTGGGTCGTGCGGGTCGGGGGCCACCGCCGCCGTGCCGCCCACCGGCTCGGCTCCATACTGGCGGCAGACCGCCACGATCTGGCGGGCATAGGCCTGCATGGATGGCTGGTCCATGCCCAGCCGGGCCCGCTCCGGGAACGGCCACTCAGGGCGGTGCTTGACGCAGCTGAACACGTAGTCCCAGCGGCCGGCATTCAGGCCGTAAGCGTAGTCGCGCAGCGTGTGCAGCAGCGCGCCCGCCTGCAGCAGCCCCGGCAGCGTCTCGATCTGCAGGCAGACCCGCAAGCTGTGGGCCGGCCGGCCCAGCCAGCGCTCGGTGAGCTGCAGCGCGTCCCGCCACAGCGCCGCTTCCGGCAGCGTGTCCAGCTTCGGCAGGTACAGCACCGTCTCGCGCTCGCGGAAACACCACGCCCAGGCGGCCAGGTCCAGCAGGCCGGCAATGGCAGGTGCGCCGTCCAGCAGCACCCGGCGCTCCTGGTGGGCCAGCGGGCGCACCCGGGTCAGGAGTGGAAACGGCCGGGCGGCGACCTGCTGGAAGTGCCGGTAGGCCCGCTCCAGGTTGCCGTGCCGCGGCGAGAACACGTCGTCCAGGTCCAGCACCACCGCGTCGGCGCCGCTGTGTAGCCCGGCCTCGATGGCGGCCCCGTCGCTGGCCTCCACGATCAGCTCGCAGCGGCGGCCCTGCAGCGAGGCGGGCCAGCTCGCCGCGGTCCAGCCGTCTGCGGGCGGGGTGGCCGCTTCCTCCAGCGGCCACGGCTGGGGCCGCTGAAGCTGCGTCCAGGCGGGCCTCAGCTCGCGGTGCAGGTGGGTGGCAAGCGCCAGGATCTGCGGATCAATCGGGGGTGAGCTGCTCAAGGTGCCTGGAGCGTATCATCTGCCGCCGGATCTGGAATTTCCATTATATAAAAAATTATTGCTGCAAATTGACAAACCCGTCAACTGCCCCGTACCCTGGCCGCATGACCACCGCGCCCGCTGGCCTCCGGCACCCGTCGCCCGTTCAGCCGCAACACGCCGAGGTGCTGACGGTGGAGGCCGTCAGTTTCCTGGCCGAGCTGCACCGCCGCTTCGATGCCCGCCGGCAGGAGCTGCTGCGGGCGCGTGACGAGCGGCAGGCCCGGCTGGACGTCGGGGGAGCGGCCGGACTTTCTGCCGGAGACGGCCCACATCCGCGCCGCCGAGTGGCAGGTGGCCCCGCCGATGCCGGACCTGACCGACCGCCGGGTGGAGATCACCGGGCCGGTGGACCGCAAGATGGTCATCAATGCCCTCAACAGCGGCGCGAAGGTGTTCATGGCGGACTTTGAGGACGCCAGCACGCCCACCTGGGAGAACAACCTGGACGGTCAGCTGAACCTGAGAGACGCCAACCTGGGCACCGTGGCGCTGGAGCAGGGCGGCAAGAGCTACCGCCTGAACAGCGAGGTGGCGACCCTGCTGGTGCGGCCCCGTGGCTGGCACCTCCCGGAGAAGCACGTCACGGTGGACGGCGAGCCGATGAGCGGCAGCCTCTTCGACTTCGGGCTGTACGCCTTCCACAACGTCCACGAGCGGCTGCAGCAGGGCAAGGGCACCTACTTCTACCTGCCGAAGCTGGAGTCGCACCTGGAGGCGCGGCTGTGGAACGACGTGTTCTCGTTCACCGAGGACCACCTGGGGGTGCCGCGCGGCACCCTGCGCGCCACCGTCCTGATCGAGACGATCCTGGCGGCCTTCGAGATGGACGAGATCCTGTACGAGCTGCGCGAGCACTCGGCGGGCCTGAACTGCGGACGCTGGGATTACATCTTCAGCGTCATCAAGAAGTTCCGCGCCGACCCGGCCTTCGTGCTGCCGAACCGGGCGCTGGTGACCATGAGCACCCACATGATGGACAGCTACAGCCGGCTGGCAGTGCAGACCTGCCACCGGCGCGGCGCGCACGCCATCGGGGGCATGAGCGCCTTCATTCCGGTCAAGAACGACGAGGCGGCCAACGAGCGGGCCTTCGAGGCGGTGCGGCGCGACAAGGAGCGCGAGGCCGGGAACGGGCACGACGGCACCTGGGTGGCGCACCCGGCGCTGGTGCCGGTGGCGCTGGAGGTGTTCGACCGGCTGATGCCCGAGCCGAATCAGATTCAGTCCGGCAAGCAGGCGGACCTGCACGTCACCGCCGCCGACCTGCTGGGCGTGCCGCAGGGCGAGATCACCGAGGCGGGTCTGCGCCTGAACATCAACGTGGCGCTGCAGTACCTCAAGGCGTGGCTGGAGGGGCGCGGCGCGGTCCCGATCCACAACCTGATGGAGGACGCCGCCACCGCCGAGATCTCGCGGGCGCAGGTGTGGCAGTGGCTGCACCACCACGTCCAGCTGGACGACGGCCGCACCGTGGACCGCGCGCTGGTGGACCGCCTGCTGGACGAGGAACTGGAACAGCTGGGCCGGGACGCGCACGCCCGCGCCGCCGAGCTGTTCCGGGAGGTGGCCACCCAGGAGCCGCTGGCCGACTTCCTGACGCTGGCCGGGTACCGGGCGCTGGCGTAAAGGCAGCGTCTATCTGCCGGTTCCTCCGGCTGCTCAGATCTCCTGCAGCGGGCGGGCCGCCAGCCACTCCGGCACCTCGTCCGGTGGGTACGTCTCGAAATACAGCTGCTCCAGGCTGAGCAGCGGGTAGCCCTGCAGCGGCCCCGTGTCGGCCCGCCGGTCAATGATGACGGCGATGCCCAGGCAGCGGGCGCCGTGCGCCTCGGTGGCCCGCACCGCCTTCAGCACGCTGCCGCCGGTGGTCAGCACGTCCTCGACCGCCACGAACGTCTGGCCCGGCTGCACCGTGAAGGCCTCGCGGATCTTCATGCCGCCCTGCCCGTCCTTCTCGGCAAAGATGGCCCGGATGTCCGGCAGGGTGGAGGTCAGGTTGCGCGCCACCTCGTAGGCCAGCACGACGCCGCCCATCGCCGGCCCGATGATGAAATCCGGGGTCAGGCCCGCCGCCTGCACCCGCTCGGCCAGCGCCGCCCCGATCTGCTGCATCAGGGTAGGGTGCTGCAGCAGCGTGGTGGACTGCAGGAACATCGGCGAGTGGCGGCCGGAGGCCAGCAGAAAATGGCCCTCGTGGAAGGCTCCGGCCTGCTTGTAGAGTGACAGCACGTCCATGCGGCGAGTATACGGTCCCGGTCCCGGGCCTTCCCGGACGGCAAACGCGAGACGCGGCCCAGTGTGGCGCTGCGCCAGCCGCCAAGATGGGGCATGAACCCTGAGCATCCGTTTGCGCGGGCCGCCCGGACGGTCCGGGAGCGCCGCCGCCTGCTGGGCATCCACCCGGCGGAACTGGCCCGGCACATGCAGGTGAGCCCGGCGGTGCTGGACGCACTGGAACGCGGCGACTACGACCCGCGCAGCCTGCACACGGTGGCGCGGCAGATGCTCAGTCACCACCTGAACATCCCGCTGGAACCCCTTCAGGAACGCTCCAGCACCGCCCGCTGACAACCACCCTCCAAACGTGCCATCATCCCCCTGACGGAGCGAGAGGAAAGACCGGTGAGAATCCGGCACTGTCGCGCAACGGTGAAGCGGCCCTCAGGCTGCCAGTCCGAAGACTCTCCTCCGTTGGGCCGCTGCAGAGTGCCGCGCCCGGCTACACCCCTCGCGAAAAGGGGAACGCCCAGCGCCCTGCTGGTGTTCACTTTCGCCCCCATGCGGGCGATTTTTTTGCGCTGGGGAAGGAGACTTCCATGAAATTGCTGCCGTTCCTGCTGCCTGCCCTGCTCGGCGCCTCCAGCGCGCTGGCCACCACCTACCCGCTGACCCTCACCGACGACCTGGGCCGCAAGGTCACCATCCAATCAGAACCGAAGCGCCTGATCTCGGTGCTGCCCAGCAACACCGAAACGCTCTGCGCCCTGGGTGTCTGCGACCGGCTAGTGGGCGTGGACGACTACTCGGATTTCCCGGCCCAGGTCACCAAGCTGCCCAAGGTGGGCGGCCTGTACAACCCGAACATCGAGGCGATGGTGGCCCAGAAGCCGGACCTGGTGGTGGTGAGCAAGTACGGCAAGCTGGCGGAGCCGCTCACGGCCGCCGGCATCACGGTGGTGGCGGTCAACCCCGAGACGTTCGACGACGTGTTCAGCAAGACGCAGCTGCTGGGCCGCATCGTGAACCGCGAGACGCAGGCCAAGAACCTGGTGATCCAGATGCGCCGCGACATCGCCCGCACCGAGGTGCTGACCCGCGCCGCCGTTCGCAAGCCCACCGCCTACTACGAAGTTGACCCGACGCCCTACACGGTGGGGCCGAACAGCTTTATTGGGGTGCTGCTCAGCAAGGCCGGGGCCGTGAACATCATTCCGGCCAGCCTGGGCGACTTTCCCAAGATCAGCCCGGAGCTGGTGGTGCAGAAGAGCCCGCAGCTGATCCTGGGCCTGGACCTCGCCACCGCCAAGGCCCGCCCCGGCTGGGCCGGCATCGCCGCCGTGAAGTCCGGGCGGGTGCTGAAGCTGCCGGCCGAGCTGGAAACCATTCTGGGCCGCCCCGGGCCCCGGTTGCCGCAGGCGCTGGCGGGTCTGGCGCGGCTGGTGCACCCGGAACTGTTCCGGTAAGCATGTCGGCCCTGGAACGGTCCGGGCAGGCGGCGCTGAGCCGGCCGGTGCGCTGGCGACCAGGGCGGACCGCGCTGCTGCTGCTGGCGGTGGTGTGTTCGGTGCTGCTGGCGGTGGGGCTGGGCAGCGTCAGCATTTCCCTGCCCGAGACGCTGCGGGCCTTCGGGCACGGCCTGAGCGGGCAGGCGCTCAGCGGCAGCGAGGTGATCGTGTGGCAACTGCGGCTGCCGCGCGTGGCGCTGGGGCTGCTGGTGGGTGCCTGCCTGTCGGTGTGCGGCGGGGCGTTCCAGGGCGTGTTCCGCAACCCGCTGGCCGACCCGTACCTGATGGGGGTGGCGAGCGGCGCCGCGCTGGGCGCCACCGTGAGCCTGGTGCTCGACTGGCCGGCGGCCGTAACCCCGGTGGCCGCCCTGGTGGGCGCGATGCTGAGCGTGGCGCTGGCGCTGGCGCTGGCCCGTTCGGGGCGCCGCTTTCCACCGGCCCGGCTGATCCTGAGCGGGGTGGTGGTGGGCAGCATCATGACCGCCATCGGCACCTACCTGATGCTGCACGGCGAGGACCGGCTACGGCAGGTGTATTCCTTCACGCTGGGCAACCTGGCGTTCGGCGGCTGGGCGCAGGTGCGGGTGGTGCTGCCGTATGCCGTGCTGGGCGGCGGCCTGCTGGTGCTGCTGGGCCGCGCCCTGAACGT encodes:
- a CDS encoding malate synthase A, whose translation is MSSSPPIDPQILALATHLHRELRPAWTQLQRPQPWPLEEAATPPADGWTAASWPASLQGRRCELIVEASDGAAIEAGLHSGADAVVLDLDDVFSPRHGNLERAYRHFQQVAARPFPLLTRVRPLAHQERRVLLDGAPAIAGLLDLAAWAWCFRERETVLYLPKLDTLPEAALWRDALQLTERWLGRPAHSLRVCLQIETLPGLLQAGALLHTLRDYAYGLNAGRWDYVFSCVKHRPEWPFPERARLGMDQPSMQAYARQIVAVCRQYGAEPVGGTAAVAPDPHDPGPALAAVLADKQREARQGYTSAWAGLPELVGSVQAGFQGVQVHPELSSPTRDELLDIPAATSLPDEAAQDAIGVALAVFAAWLDGRGYVARLGRIEDTATAELSRALLWNWVRHGLLTEARYLQLRRTQADDEMPAARLLDRLVLNEACAPYFPEVAEAMVPEAPDGTSPL
- the pyrE gene encoding orotate phosphoribosyltransferase: MDVLSLYKQAGAFHEGHFLLASGRHSPMFLQSTTLLQHPTLMQQIGAALAERVQAAGLTPDFIIGPAMGGVVLAYEVARNLTSTLPDIRAIFAEKDGQGGMKIREAFTVQPGQTFVAVEDVLTTGGSVLKAVRATEAHGARCLGIAVIIDRRADTGPLQGYPLLSLEQLYFETYPPDEVPEWLAARPLQEI
- a CDS encoding helix-turn-helix domain-containing protein; amino-acid sequence: MNPEHPFARAARTVRERRRLLGIHPAELARHMQVSPAVLDALERGDYDPRSLHTVARQMLSHHLNIPLEPLQERSSTAR
- a CDS encoding ABC transporter substrate-binding protein, whose amino-acid sequence is MKLLPFLLPALLGASSALATTYPLTLTDDLGRKVTIQSEPKRLISVLPSNTETLCALGVCDRLVGVDDYSDFPAQVTKLPKVGGLYNPNIEAMVAQKPDLVVVSKYGKLAEPLTAAGITVVAVNPETFDDVFSKTQLLGRIVNRETQAKNLVIQMRRDIARTEVLTRAAVRKPTAYYEVDPTPYTVGPNSFIGVLLSKAGAVNIIPASLGDFPKISPELVVQKSPQLILGLDLATAKARPGWAGIAAVKSGRVLKLPAELETILGRPGPRLPQALAGLARLVHPELFR
- a CDS encoding FecCD family ABC transporter permease → MSALERSGQAALSRPVRWRPGRTALLLLAVVCSVLLAVGLGSVSISLPETLRAFGHGLSGQALSGSEVIVWQLRLPRVALGLLVGACLSVCGGAFQGVFRNPLADPYLMGVASGAALGATVSLVLDWPAAVTPVAALVGAMLSVALALALARSGRRFPPARLILSGVVVGSIMTAIGTYLMLHGEDRLRQVYSFTLGNLAFGGWAQVRVVLPYAVLGGGLLVLLGRALNVLSLGDLTARSLGLPVERLRLLVIVAASLATAAAVSYAGIIGFVGLVTPHLVRRLWGSDYRVLLPISALAGGGLLVLSDLLARTLTRPTELPVGVVTTLLGGPFFLYLLRRQGQIE